Proteins from a genomic interval of Paenibacillus sp. FSL H8-0048:
- a CDS encoding YheC/YheD family endospore coat-associated protein gives MNSRIPDPSKPVIAILTTSDRLKQFRGNRNNFRDIIRTGREMGYMVYVVTVRDLKLNEPTVTGYIPSASGKIWYAVPVPLPQVIYNRIPNREEEEKAPVARKIAECLEHPEISLYNPSFFNKWNLFEWLKESKATSRHVPKTRRLRSAATLTAMLKNHESLYLKPEKGKAGKGIMRLGYRPDTLLPYRLQIQSGKKNTTYKAASVERLWARIGREKGSARYIVQQAIVLAGHRGRPFDLRVLLQKNGRGAWAVTGIGARLAGARSITTHVPRGGSIEDPSSMLEGTFGPEQAEVILKNVSTTALLVARQIERASSSMLGEMSMDLGVDEEGGVWFFEANSRPMKFDEPAIRKLSLERIFQYGNHLSRQSK, from the coding sequence GTGAACAGCCGGATACCCGATCCCAGCAAGCCTGTAATCGCCATTCTGACCACCAGTGACCGGCTTAAGCAGTTCCGCGGCAACCGCAATAACTTCCGCGACATTATCCGTACCGGCAGAGAAATGGGCTATATGGTCTATGTCGTCACGGTCCGTGACCTGAAGCTGAATGAGCCGACTGTGACCGGCTACATTCCTTCCGCCAGCGGGAAGATCTGGTATGCCGTGCCTGTTCCTCTGCCGCAGGTCATCTATAACCGGATTCCCAACCGCGAGGAGGAGGAGAAAGCACCGGTCGCGCGCAAAATCGCCGAGTGCCTGGAGCATCCTGAGATCTCGCTGTACAATCCGAGCTTCTTCAATAAGTGGAATCTCTTCGAGTGGCTCAAGGAATCCAAGGCCACCTCGCGGCATGTGCCCAAAACCCGCCGTCTGCGCAGTGCAGCTACCCTTACCGCGATGCTGAAGAATCACGAGAGCCTCTATCTCAAGCCGGAAAAGGGCAAGGCGGGCAAAGGCATCATGCGGCTGGGATACCGGCCGGACACTCTCCTGCCCTACCGGCTGCAGATTCAGAGCGGCAAAAAAAATACGACCTACAAGGCCGCGTCTGTCGAACGGCTGTGGGCCCGGATCGGCCGGGAAAAAGGGTCCGCCCGCTATATTGTCCAGCAAGCCATCGTGCTTGCCGGACACCGCGGCCGTCCCTTCGATCTGCGGGTGCTGCTGCAGAAGAACGGCCGGGGCGCCTGGGCGGTAACCGGCATCGGTGCCCGCCTGGCCGGGGCCCGCAGCATCACCACCCATGTGCCGCGCGGCGGCAGCATCGAAGACCCCTCCAGCATGCTGGAGGGAACCTTCGGGCCCGAGCAGGCAGAGGTTATCCTGAAGAATGTCTCTACGACGGCGCTGCTGGTTGCCCGGCAGATTGAGCGGGCTTCCTCCAGCATGCTGGGCGAGATGTCGATGGACCTCGGGGTCGATGAAGAAGGCGGAGTATGGTTTTTTGAAGCCAATTCACGCCCGATGAAATTCGATGAGCCGGCCATCCGCAAGCTGTCGCTCGAACGCATTTTCCAATACGGCAATCATCTGTCCCGCCAATCCAAATAA
- a CDS encoding N-acetyltransferase, with translation MQISSLYDSNPVQWESRRTGFLEFLREYGEQRITLRGCRRLARLTPDQLALPGVSLLVATVRGQNGRQLAGVSFVSGFGKEACVVAVHPLYRNRHTGTALLAAQLERLGQLECHVACDNAASLKMCFNIGLAAVDLVTGPTGKPTLLLRSPGSAVDPAILPQGGELLCQSPS, from the coding sequence ATGCAGATATCCTCACTCTACGACAGCAATCCCGTACAGTGGGAATCCAGGCGAACCGGATTTCTTGAGTTCCTGAGGGAGTATGGGGAGCAGCGGATTACCCTTCGCGGGTGCAGGAGGCTGGCCCGGCTGACACCGGATCAGCTCGCCCTGCCGGGAGTCTCCCTGCTCGTTGCTACGGTGCGGGGGCAGAACGGCCGCCAGCTCGCAGGCGTCAGCTTCGTGTCCGGCTTCGGCAAGGAGGCCTGTGTAGTCGCCGTTCATCCCCTGTACCGTAACAGGCATACAGGCACAGCCTTGCTTGCTGCACAGCTGGAGCGCCTGGGGCAGCTGGAATGCCATGTCGCCTGCGACAATGCAGCCAGCCTCAAGATGTGCTTCAACATCGGCCTTGCCGCTGTTGACCTGGTTACCGGCCCAACAGGCAAGCCCACCCTGCTCTTGCGTTCCCCGGGGAGCGCAGTTGATCCCGCCATTCTCCCGCAAGGAGGTGAACTCCTGTGCCAGAGCCCGTCCTAG
- a CDS encoding YheC/YheD family endospore coat-associated protein, with protein sequence MPEPVLGILTLYLNDAKQLEEKSVYRRMIIEGSRIGLDVFVFTPADVHVSKDLIHAMVYDVKSGVWSRKWRSFPNMIYDRCRIQRSQRFQQLLRFRARYNHLTFLNRPLRNKWTVHQTFSQRSRFRPHMPETLLYQSSADLHRMLKSSPVVYVKPINGTGGRGILRIERQREGKSLFDIQGRRQSRQIIAPRKVSLNRLETIVRQWCISGKFLVQQGIPLRLPSGRFHDYRMLVQKNGQGDWEFTGMAGRVGAARSVTSNLHGGGHAMKAETLLKQWLGSEERADKAMRAAEKLGIEAAAYLEDSFGALCELALDLAIDREGRIYVLEVNPKPAREVFARSGDSTTYRKALVRPLEYAMWVYKNKNTPSSSKVVEE encoded by the coding sequence GTGCCAGAGCCCGTCCTAGGCATCCTTACCCTATATTTGAACGACGCCAAGCAGCTTGAAGAGAAGAGCGTATACCGGAGGATGATTATCGAAGGCAGCCGGATCGGATTGGATGTCTTTGTGTTCACCCCGGCAGATGTACATGTCAGCAAGGACCTGATCCATGCCATGGTCTATGACGTCAAAAGCGGAGTCTGGTCGCGCAAATGGCGCTCCTTCCCCAATATGATCTATGACCGCTGCCGGATTCAGCGCAGCCAGCGCTTCCAGCAGCTGCTGCGCTTCCGCGCGCGGTACAACCATCTGACCTTCCTGAACCGCCCGCTGCGCAATAAATGGACGGTGCACCAGACCTTCTCCCAGCGGAGCCGCTTCCGGCCCCATATGCCGGAGACGCTGCTCTACCAGTCTTCTGCCGATCTGCACCGGATGCTGAAATCCAGCCCCGTTGTCTATGTGAAGCCGATCAACGGCACCGGCGGGCGCGGCATCCTGCGGATTGAGCGGCAGCGGGAGGGCAAGTCCCTCTTCGATATCCAGGGACGCCGCCAGAGCCGCCAGATTATCGCCCCGCGCAAGGTGTCGCTGAACCGGCTGGAGACCATCGTCCGCCAGTGGTGCATCAGCGGTAAATTCCTCGTGCAGCAGGGCATCCCGCTGCGGCTGCCCAGCGGCCGGTTCCACGATTACCGGATGCTGGTGCAGAAGAACGGCCAGGGCGACTGGGAGTTCACCGGCATGGCCGGCCGGGTAGGCGCCGCCCGCAGCGTCACCTCGAACCTGCATGGCGGCGGGCATGCCATGAAGGCAGAGACGCTGCTGAAGCAGTGGCTCGGCAGCGAAGAGCGTGCCGACAAGGCCATGCGCGCTGCTGAGAAGCTGGGGATCGAGGCTGCCGCCTATCTCGAAGACAGCTTCGGCGCCCTCTGCGAGCTGGCCCTGGATCTGGCCATTGACCGCGAGGGCCGGATCTACGTGCTGGAAGTCAACCCCAAGCCCGCCCGCGAGGTCTTCGCCCGCTCCGGCGACAGCACCACCTACCGCAAAGCGCTGGTCCGCCCGCTGGAGTACGCAATGTGGGTGTATAAGAATAAGAACACGCCTAGTTCGTCTAAGGTGGTTGAGGAGTAG
- a CDS encoding DUF6843 domain-containing protein: MRKTLFLLIPLLLLLVLEFSSTNKRNPNIYLIRNNYVGWVQIIYNQEGFNAIEKDNGKYIFTIPESGVLKTSTPDVEYGESVSNSGKIEGPTVQRFFVGTEAELQNHTAPDYPVELMK, translated from the coding sequence TTGAGAAAGACACTTTTCCTATTGATACCGTTGTTGTTATTATTGGTCCTTGAATTCTCCAGCACTAATAAACGCAATCCGAATATTTATCTTATTCGAAACAATTATGTGGGATGGGTGCAGATTATTTATAATCAAGAGGGGTTTAACGCTATCGAAAAGGATAACGGAAAATATATTTTTACCATTCCTGAGTCTGGAGTATTAAAAACTTCCACTCCCGATGTTGAATATGGCGAGTCGGTTAGTAATTCCGGTAAAATCGAGGGGCCTACGGTGCAGCGCTTTTTTGTAGGAACAGAAGCTGAGCTTCAAAATCATACTGCTCCTGACTATCCTGTTGAATTAATGAAATGA
- a CDS encoding phosphotransferase — protein MTEDERGWSGAEVRRIGIIYENGQRESMIFKEAALKERMAMKRLTDQGHRNTPAAFSADTRTDEPKWMAMEDLGRIKMAPLGPNWTPRVAEALARIHARNLRRGSEMSWLPHADRKYWEDYVITTLSVDHFEALTVQNPDFSREFGAYLPLLREKASIFARDMAALYREKESLTLTHGDLQPADGSHVREYNGEPYIIDFGWCHYAPFYIDLVSYFNQEDSRMYYKELISNGVALSFADFYERLRAAFRYSGLIYLYPSIRQWSSGPTELTGKRLLQMLKIVLTGEFPERKIDYSSQLFSKLLNEHNNGTLHLSIQAD, from the coding sequence ATGACAGAAGACGAACGCGGATGGTCCGGTGCGGAAGTGCGCCGCATAGGAATTATTTATGAAAATGGTCAAAGGGAAAGTATGATTTTTAAGGAAGCGGCCCTGAAAGAGAGAATGGCTATGAAACGGTTAACTGACCAGGGACACCGGAACACGCCAGCAGCCTTTTCTGCGGACACTCGGACAGATGAGCCTAAGTGGATGGCGATGGAGGATTTGGGGAGAATCAAGATGGCTCCGCTGGGTCCAAATTGGACACCGAGGGTTGCAGAGGCACTGGCCAGAATCCATGCCCGTAATTTGCGTAGAGGTTCTGAGATGTCTTGGCTTCCCCACGCTGACCGTAAGTATTGGGAGGATTATGTGATTACGACATTGTCTGTGGATCACTTTGAAGCGCTCACTGTACAAAACCCGGATTTTAGCCGGGAATTTGGCGCTTATCTGCCATTACTGCGTGAGAAAGCCAGCATTTTTGCGCGTGATATGGCGGCCTTATACAGAGAGAAGGAGAGCCTAACCCTTACGCATGGTGATTTGCAGCCAGCAGATGGTTCACATGTCCGTGAATATAATGGAGAGCCGTATATCATTGATTTCGGGTGGTGTCATTATGCCCCTTTTTATATCGATCTGGTCAGTTATTTCAACCAGGAGGATTCTCGAATGTATTACAAGGAACTCATCTCAAACGGTGTAGCTCTTAGCTTTGCTGATTTTTACGAAAGATTGAGGGCAGCCTTTCGTTACAGCGGCCTGATCTATTTGTATCCCAGTATCAGACAATGGTCTTCCGGGCCTACGGAACTGACGGGCAAGCGTCTGCTTCAGATGTTGAAAATTGTACTTACCGGTGAATTTCCTGAACGTAAAATAGATTACTCTAGCCAACTTTTCTCAAAGCTGCTTAATGAGCATAACAACGGTACACTTCATCTAAGTATTCAAGCGGATTAA
- a CDS encoding pectin acetylesterase-family hydrolase, protein MRKIKRITLITGIGLLSLIGIAVLAVNAFVIQRPVTTTPVIAEAKPYEWNKVKLGGNTVSSDGSEYFIWTKSGESNNWIIFFSGGGVSWDARSAAHPIKLMNFIKGGDTGNYFADIPFYMLTLLGGMMDTDNPDNPFHGWNVVYLPYSTGDFHIGNRTVTYPREDGSTFTMRYNGRTNVRSSLDWIYANVAKPDKLLIAGESAGGFGSAFWAPEIASHYRDSEIFQYADSSFLKSDKWPNVMKQEWNSDFVKSFGYEPEADIIGAAFRANGRLLPAGTVLLQAYSVYDEILIHFQNKINDYSGPRDQKLIKAWSEEMRQSVAALAATVPDYYYYLTDYGLNAENGTTPHTFSTRETFYQAEQDGVKLVKWLGDAVNQQKRYSVGSEFLEAPATAQE, encoded by the coding sequence ATGCGAAAAATAAAGCGAATCACGTTAATCACAGGGATAGGGTTACTGAGCCTGATTGGGATTGCTGTTCTTGCGGTCAACGCTTTTGTAATCCAAAGACCGGTCACTACAACCCCTGTCATCGCAGAAGCGAAGCCATACGAGTGGAATAAGGTGAAGCTGGGCGGGAATACCGTTTCCAGTGATGGATCGGAGTATTTCATCTGGACGAAGAGCGGTGAGAGCAACAACTGGATCATCTTCTTTTCCGGCGGCGGGGTCAGCTGGGATGCCCGGAGCGCTGCCCACCCCATTAAACTTATGAACTTTATTAAAGGCGGAGATACAGGCAACTATTTCGCTGACATTCCGTTCTATATGCTGACTTTGCTGGGTGGGATGATGGATACGGACAACCCGGATAATCCTTTTCACGGCTGGAATGTGGTCTACCTCCCTTATTCCACAGGTGACTTCCACATTGGTAACCGCACTGTTACGTATCCACGGGAGGACGGCAGCACCTTCACCATGCGGTATAACGGGCGTACTAATGTGAGAAGCAGCCTTGACTGGATCTATGCGAACGTGGCTAAGCCCGATAAGCTGCTGATTGCAGGAGAGAGCGCCGGCGGATTCGGGTCAGCCTTCTGGGCGCCCGAGATTGCTTCACATTACCGGGATTCTGAGATCTTTCAGTATGCGGACAGCTCCTTCCTGAAGTCAGACAAGTGGCCGAATGTGATGAAGCAGGAATGGAACTCGGATTTCGTTAAAAGCTTCGGATACGAGCCGGAGGCAGATATCATCGGGGCTGCTTTTCGGGCGAATGGCCGGCTGCTGCCAGCAGGTACAGTGCTTTTACAAGCCTACTCGGTATATGATGAGATTCTGATTCACTTCCAGAACAAGATTAACGACTACAGTGGTCCACGGGACCAGAAGCTTATTAAAGCGTGGTCAGAGGAAATGCGGCAGTCGGTAGCTGCTCTAGCTGCAACGGTCCCTGATTATTATTACTATCTGACGGATTACGGGCTGAATGCCGAGAACGGGACGACCCCGCACACTTTTTCCACCCGGGAGACCTTTTATCAGGCGGAGCAGGATGGTGTGAAGCTGGTGAAGTGGCTGGGGGATGCGGTCAATCAGCAGAAGCGCTATTCGGTAGGCAGTGAGTTTTTGGAGGCTCCGGCAACCGCTCAGGAGTAG
- a CDS encoding TetR/AcrR family transcriptional regulator, whose translation MTKELIKEAALGLFCAQGIERTDMTQIAGQAGVSRRTLYLHYKDKEDLAAELYVDNLERMFGRLLFDFDFARPVQSLEKILDQYLALREHEEALIYYDALFGVYYSTLSKNPAELPDFKRAMEVWYSRYINLETAAVAPEHQKKWLDLLQKSTHLYFMYLQKAVILSHQRGGAVTEEDRAADRQFKDFIMAGVRGA comes from the coding sequence ATGACTAAAGAGCTCATTAAGGAGGCCGCGCTGGGCCTATTCTGTGCTCAGGGGATCGAACGCACGGATATGACACAGATCGCCGGACAAGCCGGTGTCTCCCGCCGCACACTGTACCTCCATTATAAGGATAAGGAAGATTTAGCTGCCGAGCTCTATGTGGATAATCTGGAGCGGATGTTTGGCCGGCTGTTGTTTGATTTTGATTTTGCCCGGCCTGTTCAATCCCTGGAGAAGATACTGGATCAATATCTGGCGCTTAGAGAGCATGAAGAGGCGTTGATCTATTATGATGCTCTTTTTGGAGTGTATTACAGCACCCTGTCCAAGAATCCGGCGGAGTTGCCTGATTTCAAGCGAGCTATGGAGGTCTGGTATTCCCGGTACATAAACCTTGAGACCGCAGCGGTGGCTCCTGAGCATCAAAAAAAGTGGCTGGATCTTCTGCAGAAGTCGACCCACCTGTATTTCATGTATTTACAAAAAGCTGTTATTCTGTCCCATCAGCGGGGCGGTGCCGTTACGGAGGAAGACCGGGCAGCGGACCGGCAATTCAAGGATTTCATTATGGCTGGGGTGCGGGGAGCCTGA